GCACATTGAGCTGATGTCAGTGACGTGGCCGCAGCAGGCAGTCATGCAGAACCGGCGGTTCAGAAAATGGAGTCTGAGATGAAGCCTGACACTGCTGAGAAGTCTTGTGTAAGCATGTTTATTTGCAGAGATGTACTTGAAAGCATCTTTGACAGCCTGGGCTCTCTCTTGTGAGATGCACCTGGTTTTATTTATGCAGATGCTAGATTGAATGTCCCCGCGCTTTCTGCTCGCCTTTTCCATGGCGTCTCGGATTGAAGAGGGGAGAACAAAGACTATTTACTTTAACAACATCAAAGCATTTGTTTATCTCTAGGGAGCTTGAATGTAATCTCTTTTTCCCCACCCGTTCTTTCTTAGAAATGATGCTTGTCAAAAGGTATTCCAACAGCTGTGCGGTTGCAGTTAAGTTGTGGAAATGGCCGACTACTGCAGGTGAGCACTTACAATTAttcaatatataaatatttgtgcACGTGCATATGCATCCACTGATAGACCTGAAGCTGGCTTCATTAGCTTCTGGGTTTGCATAGAGATGCTAAACTGAGCATTCCTTGTGCTTTCTGACTGCTCCAATTTATAGCAGCACAGATTGAATTGGGGAAAACATGAGCTTGTCAGGAGTATCTGGGTTTAGACtcttaacatttttaaaattggCATTTTAGTTTACTAAAATCAGTTTTTGCacattggtttttttttttttttttttaatatatacagACTTGGGCATCTGGCATCATAGTCCGTGTAAACATCCTTGTATTTGCCACAGGACCATCATCATTCATTGTCAGTGGGTGATGAGCTCTAAATTAAAAACTTTGTTGCAGTGGGACTTATAAGTTTGTGCTGTAGCAGTTcctgaacattttttatttttattttccagatCTTGAGGGAGGCCTGTCTGTACAAACAGCAGATGGAGCGTGGAGTACTGGATCTTTTCTTCCTATGCTGAGCTACTTTCTCCAGCCTGCTGTCCACAAGTTTTATCTTCCCATGTGTGTTGAACACAATAAATGAAATGGTTTCACTGTCTTGCAATAAAGTATGCAGATTTTCTAAGTGTATATATTTGCACATATCTGGATGGGAAGAATAAACTGTCAAATCAAGGTGGAATGTATTgtatcatttatttaaaaaaaaaaaagtttggttacatgaGGGAAGTGCTCGAGATCATGCTCAACTGATTCAGTTTATGAAATTGTGATTTTCAATGAATTGTTGAAAATCTGCATGAGGTCAAATTGAAACAATGCAGAGGATTGAACTTAATAAAGAATTTTAATTCTATTATCAGACATGCTAGTGCATGTTAAGCATAGGAAAAAATGGTATTCAACTCTAGAGAACATAAGTCGTTCCTGTTAATGAAAGTGATGCAAGTCCACTTCAAATGCTTTACAACGGGGAAGCTGATAGCCCAATTTCACTGTGGCATGGTTACTTATTCGGATCCCTTTTATTGAACAATGCACTACCTCCCATTACTTGGCTAATGAGATGTTGAAATGGCATGCCAGTACACCACTTGTAAAGGGCAGCAAATATGTAGACTTGAGGTTTGTCCCTCTgagaagttgtgccatgatcaAATTGTTCAGCTGTACACAATACAGGGTTCATACGCTCTGAAAACTGgaagtcatggaatttgaaaatgtcatttaaggcctggaaaagttttggaaaagtcatggaatttttCTCACttgataacatttagtaatggcctataaggtagatttaaaattgatcaatGAATATTTCTTATCGAACAGTCTCACGTGTGACATGCCTAGCATCTTGCACATCATGCAGATCGGATCGAGTGACCACATTCTCCAGTTACATTAGATTACTATAAAACGTAAACATTGCTGGTATATCTAAGTTTAAAcgtattttgtataaaaccataattctcattagatctccactgactttttacatagttttattcccatatttcattcatacgtTTTGCTACAccttttagattgggccgtgaaaatattgtcagacattaaaccggtccgcggtacagaaaaggttggggaccactgttttaggtcatgtatagtcatggaaacttgctgccaagtcatggacatttgttggttaaaatgtgtatgaaccctgATGCTTAATATTGGTCTTTGAATTTGCATCTAATTTTCCCCAGAAGCCATTGAAATGAAGCAAAAACTCAAACTGAAAACAAGGTGTGTTGGGAAAAACCTGTAATGAACATCTTTGAAAACACCTACTGAAACTACTGTGTTGGTGTGGTGTGACCAGTTAAATAAGGGTTGTTGCTTCagaaataaagatttaaaaaatttaTTTAATACATGGATCAGTGTATTTTCAGTGTAATCTAGTAAAACTTTAAGTAAACAAGTATGCCAGACAATTTCCACAAGGCCCCTCAGGTTCAACTGGGGTAATCCAGATAAAAACATGGAGAAAAtactgaaaagaaaaataaatacagcatCATTTGCATTCAAATGAAAAAGATTTGGTAGTGATAACCATTGGAAGTCAGTCATATTAACTTGTATCCTCTACTCATAACCCTTAATTAAAGGTgggtctgtatatatatatttgttaaaAATGCAAACGACTTCTTCAGACTGAGATACTTCCTGTACTTCTGGTGGACAGAACTACCACTGGCCTGAAGAATGTGCAGATGCTACAACAAAAACACCATTAACTCAAGATGTTAACATGTAAAATCCCAATTTGTTTCACTTTGCCTCAGCTAGCATATCTGACACCTGAtactaaaaacaaaaatttaaaaaacccGAACACTGTCTGTTCTGTGGAGGACTCAGTGAAAATGTGTGTACTGGTATTGGGAGACTCAAAAACTACTCATCAGTCTTTTCCTCATTTTGGTAATGTCTGTACTCTGGCTTGAGCTCCCAGGTGTTCTTGTGTGTTCCCTTCACATTGTAGATGCCAATATCACGCAATATTTCCTTCAGGTAAATCTGTAACAGGGCAAAGaccaaatataaaacactattatTATAATACTTGTGCTTTGTCAGAATCATAGTGCATATACGATATAAGAATTCTCAGCACATTTACTCGTATGAGGAAAAATAACTCGCATTAGTCCAActgaaatcattttaaaaacacGTCATGCATGTCTAACTGAAATCGAACTAAACCAACCTTTCAGCCAGACTAACAGACAAATAACATGGCTGAAGTCAGGCTAATCCTTTCATGTAAACATTCAACATTTCTGCAGTGTCAATGAGCGAGATTTAAATGCAATTTCCTTAAACAACTATGTTTAAAATGAGCAGGCATGAAGATCATCATAACAAAATATCACGATTCACTCCAGTCTTACCACAGGCTGTTGAGTGATGTCCACAAGGTCTTTGATGTTGTAGAACTGGTGCTTttcaaaagcagaaaacaacatGTCCAACACCTGCTGTTTATCAGCTCTTGCTCTCTTGCCctcctctttctttttcctctcataTTCGCGCTGCAGCCATGAGTAAACAGAGTACAATTAACCCATGTGTCCTATCATCTAGAATAACTCAGATTAAAAAAATGCCAATTATTTTACCAGCAATGCACTGGCCTTATCTCTTGTTAGTCTCAATTAATTTTGATATAGGATGATATGTTGAAGGACTAAACAAACGACATTAATCATGGATACAAAGCggtaaaaaacctttaaaattaCACAGGTTGGatgtataaaagacacacatATAGTCCGCTGTAGGATATCTTACATTGTTGTCGTGGTTGGCTACAGGTTTGTAATTGCTGGTGACAGGTTTTGTCAACTGCTGTGACAGTCTGATTGGCTTAGAGGACTCCTCAATTTGTAACCTGTTAAGAGAGATAACTTTATTAGCCATTTGCCACACACTAAATTCAGtaaaaaaacattaagataCGTAGATATGGCACATTATCTACTTTCATGTATCCAACAGTGGTTTGGGTTCTCCACATACTAATTTATGTATGCAATATTTTTAATAATACCTACCTCTTCAATTTCATATAGTTTTCACTAACCGCAGGTCTGCACTCTGCTCTCTGCACTACCAGTCCCTCCAAGGCTAGTTTATCTGGAAAGGAACATAGTTAATTAAATCCTTGATAAAAACTTAGCAAGAAATAAATGTGTCAGTATTTTAATGAACATTAACATataagggagagagagagaaggggtGGGAACAGGTGCTGTAAATTTGCAACTATGGTAGTATTTTgacaaaaggaaaaggaaatatATAAAAGGAGTTTGCTTCTCATGGACAAATTCCCATGTAGTCCAGCCTTTTATTTTGACAATGAAAAATGATGACTTGCCATTTAAAACACCATTACTAAACTACATATATACATTAAGTTAAttcattttccattttcagATGTCATATAATCAGTTTCCAgctttctgtatttatttaaaaaacaacaacattaatTTCCCACCGACTCAGAATGAATGTGAggccttgtttttttattttcagttaatCATGTAAATAGTTCATCTGCACCCATTAAGAGTCAGAGAAAGAGAACACTAGATTAAATGGGTCTACAAGGTAATTTAGGATTATATATGCATAaatctttaaaacaaaaacatactaATTTCTTTGTACTAGTACTTTACATTGTCTGCATGCAGTAGTTAACATATGGCATTTTATAATTGAATACCTGATATCATAATACAGTATTAGTCTATTTGGCCAGGATGACTGAACACTGCACTGTAAATACTCTCACATCCAACAGCCTTTTTAACTCAAACAAAGCTGCTATTTTAGTTGTttgatataaatatatttttcaaagaAAGGAGTATGTGGAATATTCAGAGCAACCAAACATCAAATACTGATCGCACACAATTCCACAACAGAACCAACTTCACAGCCACCATCAAGATCAGAAAGCATCCTGTTTAACAACAGCCACAACCCAGTTTCATGACTTGGACTCATCTTTGTGTACCAGTCTGCAGAAGCTCTGCATGAAGTGTACCACAAAGCTCTAacagtggaaaaaaacaaccaaaaaaccaATGTGAGATCTGGAGAACACGTCTCCAGTCGTGTTCCCAACCAATGCATGTATATGGTTTATTATTGTGATACAACACATGTCTTTAGTTGGTAAGAAAAATATactcagtccagttattcaacTTAGGCAGTATATACACGATGACACCAAGACAGGAAAACGCAAACATTTTGTTGCGTTCTGGCCTCTCGTTTACACAGTAACAGAGTTTTAACAACAACCTCCAGCGTGGAATTTTCTTGCAATCCAAAGGGAGTCTTTTCAGTGTAAACTCATTAACCTGCGAAAAGCGTAACAACAACGATGGCAGACATCCGTGTCATGTTTGTACTGCTGcttctttttaatttaattggtcTGTTGAGGCAAAACCTGTTTCTgataaaaaccttcattcaaTCAGCGAAGGTGACTAGGTTAAATGTGCCAGATAATCAGTCCACCTCTGTAATAAGAGACGCCTCTGGATAATATCTGGGAGGACAAGTCGCTGGTTGGACAATTTTGAGAATGGCGTTGTTACAGTTTCACCGACCAAAAAGAGGCCTGGCAAGCGCACTGCATCGTTTCTGgccctatttgcattttcccctgaaCGGAGATAGTTTTCATTCCCTTGTTGTgtaactgcattttttttttttatatatacgcAAAGGAAAAATTTCTGCGTTTTGCGTGGAAACGtagtgtaaacagggccttagTTTGCGGCAAAATAGGAGACTCACCTGGACCTGACCCCGCCCCCGAACCTGAGTTGCTGCCATCAGatctttcttctgattggcctacaggaggggagggagggatggtaAATATGAAAATACAGGGTATGGAAAACGAAGAAAGGTGGGGATCGTATAATAAGACTCACACCAGGGGTTTAGTCTCACACAACCATTAAATCACACAGCTTCTCGGCAAGAGCAAAGCAAGGGCGGCCCTCGAACAAGCCAGGGCAGATAACCTGTCCCACTGATACACAAATAAGACTTATATTTAAAAGCTAATAAGAAAAAGGTCACCACTATATGGATCCTTATATCCACTTTTTTAAAGATGTGATGATTGTTATAATCACTCGACTACCTAATCAGGTCTCAGCTGAGAAAATAtcaacaagcaaacaaaaacacaggcCGAGAATTTGTTTATCCAAGTAAGCATTGCAACACAAGATCACTAcccaaagcaaaaacaaaaacaaaacctcaTACATAGGACTGACAAAATCAGAATCCAAACCATGCCGAAATTAAATCAACCCCAAATTCAGCAATGATTTGTGCTGACTCATCCATATCATCCTACTCCCAAATGGAGTCTTTGTGATTGATCATGAATCGAAATTTGATTGGGATAGAGTCAGAAGGTCATTAATAACAAATGACAGCCAGAAAAATCAAACAGTGACACTGCAATTCCCACACACGTAGACAGATCAACAACTCAGACGAGGTGAAGACAATGATTTGTGTTCAATTATCCACTGCCTACAGTACATTTCTTTTGTGTACTATGCCAGGACTGTGGACAAGTTCACACTCGAGAAAGAAATCTGTTTAAAACACGCAGAGACAGGCAGGACAGGCAAGGCAAACACTGTAGATAAAGACAAGAATAACAGAAAGGACCTCATCACACAGAACCTACCTCTGGGCTGAATGAAAACAGATATTTCACATGacagaaaaaaagtattttgtggGGAGCAAAGAGTGAGCCGTTCGAAGAACACACTTTGCATCCTCCTGCTGGCACTGACACTCACCAGCTGAACTCTCTGTGAAGACCGCTAATGTCTGGCCTCCAACTGACTGCATGGTAAACGGATGGTCACGAGGTGCAGATACCGTCTTATCTTCTAAACCTTCAATCACAGTCAGTTCTTCATTCAAAGTGAAGGACACCTGTAGAGAGCAGAACAAAGGAGATTTTATGTTTTCAGTGCCACTGTGGAATTTTTCAAGGGCTATGGTTCATGAACTCATTATGCAAAATTGTAGGGTACAATATAGCAAATAGATTTTAAATAcaactttaaaggagacctattatggcatctaatacctattttaaaaaggccttgaatgtcttaaaaacaagcttttgtttttttttgctaaataaattagaaattcagcctctgagccatgtctgcagcttcccattctctaacctcatcctctatgcgggattctgagtgggcggggctatgataatgaggctctgtgctgattggctgcctgaatgacacatAGAAAATTTGATTAAAGATTTGATTTAGAAGgagtaggattaaataagtttgacttttcctactccttttcagaaatgttaaactatgttaataaaaaagatgAGTTAAAAGAATGTGGTTTGTAGGAATATTTAAAGCACAACCAAAATGGCATCACTGAACAACATCATTCAAACATCACTTACCTCTGCTTTTCCTTGGTTTCCTTTcctttaaaaccaaataaaGAAGCAAAATGTTAGCAAAATTCTCTatcaaaatattgattattTCATCTAATACAAACTGCATAAATACAAGGTGTCATACCAAAACACAGACTTTAGAAATtagctttaattttttctttcacaAAAATGTACAGTAACACTAACCAGCCACTAGTTAAACCACTCCGCCCAGTTAAGACATGGACATCAAACACATGGACATCAAACACCTGAAGGTGCCCTGGATTGTGGGAGGAGGAGTCTCTGTGGATTTGACATGCTTCCCACAGATCCCATCGGATGTTATTTGATTGGTATCCGGATTATTTGGAGCTAGGTGAATGTGCCAGACTCTTTTTTGTGTTCTCTGAGCAATTTCTAAAAGGTTTTGTGGGACCcaatgttgtcctgttggaggAGGCTGGCACTGTAGAAGCAGATCATCACAGACCCCAACCAGAAGCCATGGATGAACAAGGAGAGGCTCCTGCTAAAGGCCCACAACACTGCCTTCAGATCAGGAGATGCACTGGCCTACAGCACATCCAGAGCGATTGAGAGAATCCTAACCAACTGTGTCAGTCTGGCATCGGAGCTGCTCAGTCGCGGAACACAAAAGATCTGCAGCGAGTAGTGAAAACTGCCCAGCACATCATAGGATTTTCACTCCCTGCCATTGAGGCATTCAGAGGAAGCGCTGTCTGTTTTGATCTCCTCCCATCCTGCACATGGACTgttttccctccttccctcaggCATGTGCTTCAGAACCAAACAAGGACCATTGGATTGAGGAACAGCTTCTCCCCCATAGCTGTGACCTTATTGAACTCTGCCCCCGCTGACGGCTACACATCGATTCACTTCACTGACCGAACACTGTTCCACCACATCACTGCACTAATGGACTAAACAATCTCTTTGCACAGTACTTTATACCGAATATTGCATAGTTTAGAATATTAGTTAGTTTAATGTTCACTTTATCTGTAATATATCATCTATCTTATCATCTACCCATTTCTTCTATggtaaattatgtttttgttccTGTTTATAGTTCACTGACATTAACACACAAATCCATCGgtataatatgtttattttaccaCTTTAATCACTGCATACATTTTGCTCACTCCCCTGGATATACATGTACCAATATTCCACTTGTTTAGTAAGATATATAAAGTTTCACCAGTACATATGTTCCCATCTCTAAATATTGTCCATATGCCCGAAATCCTACCTGTACGTACCTTGTATATACAACTATTTATGCTCATACACTTACTGCACTTCTGCTTAGAAGCTAAACTGCATTTTGTTGCTCTGTACCTGTATATGGGTATTGACTATAAAGTTAAATATAatctaaaacagtgtttttcgACCTTTTAAGAGACGCAGCATATAGAAAATCCCAATGTACAGCACCACCCAAAAACGCATGTGTTATTACTACCACCTCTTGCATCATTTTAAGACACTATtatcttaaattaaattatttccTTACTCTGCTAGCCACTAAAGTTTAGGCACATACACTCAACAATGATCATTTTCTATTTGTAGTAACTAAATGAATTTTAGAGTAATTAAGTGAAATTGGATAATTTTCTACAGCACACCTGGTGA
This genomic interval from Cololabis saira isolate AMF1-May2022 chromosome 2, fColSai1.1, whole genome shotgun sequence contains the following:
- the LOC133460566 gene encoding general transcription factor IIF subunit 2-like isoform X2 — translated: MSEKGEVDLTGAKQNTGVWLVKVPKYLSQQWAKASGRGEVGKLRICKKGNQGKAEVSFTLNEELTVIEGLEDKTVSAPRDHPFTMQSVGGQTLAVFTESSADKLALEGLVVQRAECRPAVSENYMKLKRLQIEESSKPIRLSQQLTKPVTSNYKPVANHDNNREYERKKKEEGKRARADKQQVLDMLFSAFEKHQFYNIKDLVDITQQPVIYLKEILRDIGIYNVKGTHKNTWELKPEYRHYQNEEKTDE
- the LOC133460566 gene encoding general transcription factor IIF subunit 2-like isoform X1 → MSEKGEVDLTGAKQNTGVWLVKVPKYLSQQWAKASGRGEVGKLRICKKGNQGKAEVSFTLNEELTVIEGLEDKTVSAPRDHPFTMQSVGGQTLAVFTESSAGQSEERSDGSNSGSGAGSGPDKLALEGLVVQRAECRPAVSENYMKLKRLQIEESSKPIRLSQQLTKPVTSNYKPVANHDNNREYERKKKEEGKRARADKQQVLDMLFSAFEKHQFYNIKDLVDITQQPVIYLKEILRDIGIYNVKGTHKNTWELKPEYRHYQNEEKTDE